In Rhodamnia argentea isolate NSW1041297 chromosome 11, ASM2092103v1, whole genome shotgun sequence, one genomic interval encodes:
- the LOC115736457 gene encoding GDSL esterase/lipase At1g29670-like has product MGQQVQQFATVQGNITQLLGNKSAEFFTNSLFFINDGSNDIFDHYCYNETTMFEPELMVTLASNYTDHPTAFYNLGARKFGIVSIPSIGCCPFARL; this is encoded by the exons ATGGGGCAACAAGTGCAACAATTTGCGACAGTTCAAGGCAATATCACACAGCTATTGGGTAACAAAAGTGCTGAGTTCTTCACAAACTCGCTCTTCTTCATCAACGATGGAAGCAACGACATCTTCGATCACTACTGTTACAACGAGACCACCATGTTCGAGCCAGAGCTCATGGTCACCCTTGCGTCTAACTACACGGACCATCCGACG GCTTTTTACAACTTGGGAGCTCGGAAGTTCGGGATTGTAAGCATCCCTTCAATTGGGTGCTGCCCGTTCGCGCGGCTCTAG
- the LOC115736458 gene encoding GDSL esterase/lipase At4g16230-like: MAGASSPLLSSRKNSNLLLLCAIGTILVSALADGGPPVVFIFGDSTVDVGTNNYLPTRAKANFYYNGIDFSHAQPTGRFSNGYNSADLIVKQLGYKQSPPPFLALLQDNSTFQSNVLQGVNFASGGAGILDATGNQTWGDVISLAQQVQQFATVQGNITGILGQNKSAEFFAGSLFVISIGSNDFFDPILDNETIVPEPDLMAVLRSNYTAQLTVDTNSILQLLGDNVSPCLRKH, from the exons TAACTTGCTTCTTCTTTGCGCTATTGGCACGATCCTCGTCTCGGCCCTGGCGGATGGTGGGCCCCCCGTCGTCTTCATATTTGGGGACTCGACGGTTGACGTGGGGACTAACAATTACTTACCTACCAGGGCAAAAGCCAACTTCTACTATAACGGGATCGACTTCTCTCATGCCCAGCCGACGGGAAGATTCAGTAACGGATACAACAGTGCCGACTTAATAG TGAAGCAGTTGGGTTACAAGCAAAGTCCACCACCTTTTCTGGCTCTTCTCCAAGACAATTCAACCTTCCAAAGCAATGTACTTCAAGGTGTTAACTTTGCCTCAGGCGGCGCTGGAATTCTTGATGCAACTGGAAATCAAACATGG GGTGACGTGATATCGTTGGCGCAACAAGTGCAGCAATTTGCGACGGTTCAGGGCAATATCACAGGGATACTGGGTCAAAACAAAAGTGCCGAGTTCTTTGCCGGCTCGCTCTTCGTCATCAGCATCGGAAGCAACGACTTCTTCGATCCCATCCTTGACAACGAGACCATCGTGCCTGAGCCAGATCTGATGGCCGTGCTTCGGTCTAACTACACAGCCCAACTGACGGTAGATACCAACTCGATATTGCAACTGTTGGGGGACAATGTCTCTCCTTGTTTGAGAAAACACTAG